One window of the Leptotrichia massiliensis genome contains the following:
- the trmD gene encoding tRNA (guanosine(37)-N1)-methyltransferase TrmD, translated as MKFNVLTLFPELFEQYLSQTILKRATERDIIDFNIVNIRDYARNKHSQMDDIPFGGGAGMVLKPEAYWNFFYENYEFYNNENNENSKKPYVIFLSPQGKQLTHKKVTELSEKDEIVLISGRYEGLDQRVIDKFVDEEISIGDYVLSSGDLPSLVIMDSVIRIKEGVIKKESFETDSFYNGLLGFPQYTRPVEIDGYTVPEVLRSGNHAKIDEYRQFHSIEKTINNRMDLFEKKLENIDEDLEFKKIYKKYLKNK; from the coding sequence ATGAAATTTAACGTACTTACACTATTTCCAGAATTATTTGAACAATATTTATCCCAAACTATACTAAAAAGAGCAACCGAAAGAGATATTATCGACTTTAACATCGTAAACATAAGGGATTATGCTAGAAATAAACACAGCCAGATGGACGACATCCCTTTTGGTGGCGGTGCTGGAATGGTTTTAAAGCCAGAAGCCTACTGGAACTTCTTTTATGAAAACTACGAGTTTTATAACAACGAAAATAATGAAAATTCAAAAAAACCTTATGTAATCTTTTTATCTCCACAAGGAAAACAGCTGACTCATAAAAAAGTTACTGAACTTTCAGAAAAAGATGAAATTGTACTTATTTCAGGGCGTTACGAAGGACTAGATCAAAGAGTAATTGATAAATTTGTGGATGAAGAAATTTCCATTGGAGATTATGTCCTAAGCAGCGGCGATTTGCCTTCACTTGTAATTATGGACTCTGTTATTCGTATAAAGGAAGGTGTAATAAAAAAAGAATCCTTTGAAACCGACTCTTTCTATAACGGACTTTTAGGCTTTCCGCAATACACAAGGCCCGTAGAAATTGACGGATACACTGTTCCAGAAGTCCTACGAAGCGGCAATCACGCTAAAATAGATGAATACCGGCAATTTCATTCGATTGAGAAAACTATAAATAATAGGATGGATTTGTTTGAGAAAAAGTTGGAAAATATTGATGAGGATTTGGAATTTAAGAAGATTTATAAAAAATATTTAAAAAATAAATAG
- a CDS encoding autotransporter-associated N-terminal domain-containing protein has protein sequence MTKNLYKLKKDLKSFAKRVKDFKYTDRVLVTFLLTGAVEMKNNLLSAQTSDTAIQNQIKHINTSVINFKKQFTTAKNENIKLIKQSNLELIQLMEQGDHIIKSNWSSWQFGGGYQYNDWRGTYKGKGNKSERYDRIFTRDKDIFNRNSSPLSSKYNLITSNLRGTLYGTTEIKEIQEPSLEWEVSANVNPRKIARIEPLVLASKPGIDFQNPELSAFEVPDGDVEVVPPPVIPDTNTWTIRLYYNVSYFDYAAIRNERGQSPNLIAGINALDTTGPISQTHITGTSGNGKIEMLHNNTNEFTIKSDNTTFTGIEGAGHTEIFNYSNNFNKKFKYLEDYGPMGVRLGGGHDFKIENMDIISSGTIQGELTDPLNASRKYRNTFSIIALNGSPNGITTATLKEGSTIVSDSINTTAVSFQNLGASNKAIKFTNEGLIKSTKLNGSIASFFNFQNNTAVSRFINNGDILVDGTNSNVINSFTNTLSHYIFENNKNITLSGIGNAGVRISSAISNSQHPISIFKLNNPIVVQGKRSSGFQFSRLSRGSLFEATVDGNLEKSFFNVELYGQSNTGIQIGNGTTAQSGLMVFKNFKLKSIDGTNNTLLRINKQNGIKFSKDGDNEELTIEGGDGNVGLNIQASTGMVNEGVITIKESANGESKNATGIVSSAGSEVENKGKVTISGDRVRALVATKDGKIENHAQITFDGSTTESNKGSAGMYANQGGVIESEETTKIKVSKPKSVGLFAENRGDNANYLNTSKIEISKAEITATDGAFNIFANKGGEVRLKNDVVLNTGKDSLTFYTAYTPSTPGGEIIFDRDVTANIKKGGTAFYYDLANAPIGTFNFASWYANNFTHNNNSKLKLNMETGGRVMFLANGNLTLSSVPTNLTASGPIEITGSDYISAAMVNSFLELDQDINLDDPSDSYNTLEILSSSITNSKNIIGSKIRQLGIAQENNGSNPASKVTLINNNKVRLTGEESVGIYGKRSEITNNGDISVGKNSVAVYLAEDNRGTTAGKAYNNGLITLGESSSGMFYRADTTGANTALTGGIYNNSKILSNSKNTIGMNFESPHGSKEIINETTGVIELTGEHSVGMYASGNGNYNIKNRGKISAGSSVFTNNPIIAIYTNNKNSTIENEGIITAGDKSLGIYGSSVNTSNTSDISVGKSGTGIYSLNGSLNLQGKLSVGTDEAKGVLIKGDNQSVNNNLSILNLEDNSFGFIDTGNNNQIISNTQNVSLRNRNIFLYSEKATGNIINNTKIKTIGNQNYGIYTAGTASNKAEIDLTQGVGNVGVYSIGHQSVNNFSTIKVGESKSQEKLYSIGMAAGYYERDNNVSIYTGKIENTNTGKIEVTGKNGIGMYAVGRGSVAINNGEINLSGKNSIGMFLDQEAIGINNGIITATADAVGAIGAVATNRAIFKNYGTITILPKSGVGVLLKKDGVLEEYSSPLETVEQEGSSRITAETRIQTSHLPKTGKELADGSVEIVSLSGDSIPEIKINGKVINPVEIDVDIKSSDTKIIKDGNSVTTVTDTENKNQSSNASISKIGMYIDTSGIRYTNPIQGLNNLSDEVEVDLIIGTEATKYTNSRAIKIKENILEPYNYAILSNTQIKKWHVYSSSLTWMGTIQTDLDGEQLKSVYLVKVPYTSFAKDRNVYNFSDGLEQRYSMNTLSSKEKVLFDKLNNIGKNESLLLTQAFDEMIGHQYANIQQRTHGTGKLIDKEISNLFKDWNTATKKSNKIKTFGTKDEYNTDTAGIINYRNNAYGVAYVHENEKIRLGNSSGWYAGAVTNRFKFKDIGKSKEAQTMFKVGVFKTVSPKKDYNGALQWTVSGDIFAGVNSMKRRFLVVDDIFEAKSTYYSYGAALKNKVGYDIRINEKTYLRPYGAVKIEYGKFNDIKERNGQIRLEVKGNDYISVKPEVGMEFKYIQPLAIKTNLSLGLIAAYENELGKLQSENQARVGYTTAGWYNLEKEKEDRRGNGKFDLNIGFDNTRFGVTITAGYDTKGKNVRSGIGFRAIY, from the coding sequence GTACGATAGAATTTTTACAAGAGATAAAGATATTTTTAACAGAAATTCTTCCCCTTTAAGTAGCAAATATAATTTAATTACTTCAAATTTAAGAGGAACTTTATATGGAACTACTGAAATAAAAGAAATACAAGAACCTTCTCTTGAATGGGAAGTATCAGCAAATGTAAATCCAAGAAAAATTGCAAGAATTGAGCCATTAGTTCTTGCCTCAAAACCTGGAATCGATTTTCAAAATCCTGAACTATCCGCATTTGAAGTGCCAGATGGCGATGTGGAAGTAGTTCCACCTCCAGTAATTCCCGATACAAATACTTGGACTATAAGACTTTATTATAATGTTAGTTATTTTGACTACGCCGCTATTAGAAATGAGCGAGGACAAAGTCCAAATTTGATTGCAGGAATAAATGCTTTAGATACTACAGGTCCTATTTCTCAAACTCATATTACAGGAACAAGTGGAAATGGGAAAATAGAAATGTTGCATAATAATACTAATGAATTTACTATAAAATCAGATAATACAACTTTTACTGGAATAGAGGGGGCTGGCCATACTGAAATTTTTAATTATAGTAATAATTTTAACAAAAAATTTAAATATCTTGAAGATTATGGACCTATGGGAGTACGACTAGGAGGAGGTCATGACTTTAAAATAGAAAATATGGATATTATTTCTTCAGGAACTATTCAAGGTGAACTTACAGATCCTCTCAATGCAAGCAGAAAATATAGAAATACATTTAGCATTATTGCATTGAATGGAAGCCCAAATGGAATTACTACTGCAACTTTAAAAGAAGGGTCGACAATTGTTTCAGATTCTATAAATACTACTGCTGTTTCTTTTCAAAATTTAGGGGCTAGTAATAAAGCCATAAAATTTACAAATGAAGGACTTATAAAATCTACTAAATTAAATGGTTCCATAGCAAGCTTTTTTAATTTTCAAAACAATACCGCTGTTTCTCGTTTTATAAATAATGGAGATATATTGGTTGACGGTACTAATTCCAATGTAATTAATAGTTTTACGAATACTTTAAGTCATTACATATTTGAAAATAATAAAAATATAACATTAAGCGGAATAGGTAATGCTGGTGTAAGAATTTCATCTGCAATTTCAAATAGTCAGCATCCAATTTCTATATTTAAGTTAAATAATCCTATTGTTGTACAAGGTAAAAGATCTAGCGGATTTCAATTTAGCAGATTGTCAAGAGGAAGTTTATTTGAGGCAACTGTTGATGGAAATTTAGAAAAATCTTTCTTTAATGTTGAATTATATGGACAATCTAATACTGGTATACAAATTGGAAATGGAACTACTGCTCAAAGTGGATTAATGGTATTTAAAAATTTTAAATTGAAATCTATTGACGGTACAAATAATACACTTTTAAGAATTAATAAACAAAATGGTATTAAATTTTCAAAAGATGGTGATAACGAAGAATTAACAATAGAGGGTGGAGATGGAAATGTTGGACTTAATATTCAGGCAAGCACTGGAATGGTTAATGAAGGTGTAATCACAATTAAGGAAAGTGCAAATGGAGAGAGTAAAAATGCCACTGGAATTGTAAGTTCTGCTGGAAGTGAAGTTGAAAATAAAGGGAAAGTTACTATTTCTGGAGATAGAGTAAGGGCATTGGTTGCCACAAAAGATGGAAAAATTGAAAATCATGCACAAATTACATTTGATGGAAGTACAACAGAAAGCAATAAAGGTTCTGCTGGAATGTATGCAAATCAGGGTGGTGTAATTGAATCTGAGGAAACTACAAAAATTAAAGTTTCAAAGCCTAAGTCAGTAGGACTGTTTGCTGAAAATAGAGGAGATAATGCCAACTATTTAAACACTTCAAAAATAGAAATATCTAAGGCTGAAATTACAGCGACTGATGGTGCCTTTAATATATTTGCTAATAAAGGGGGGGAAGTAAGGTTAAAAAATGATGTTGTATTAAATACAGGGAAAGATTCTCTTACGTTTTATACTGCGTATACGCCTTCTACGCCTGGAGGAGAAATTATCTTCGATAGAGATGTAACAGCAAATATAAAAAAGGGAGGAACAGCATTTTATTATGATTTAGCGAATGCTCCTATTGGAACTTTTAATTTTGCTTCTTGGTATGCTAATAATTTTACTCATAATAATAATAGCAAATTAAAATTGAATATGGAAACTGGAGGACGGGTAATGTTTCTTGCAAATGGTAATTTAACATTATCAAGTGTTCCAACAAACTTAACAGCATCGGGACCAATTGAAATTACAGGAAGTGATTATATTTCTGCGGCAATGGTAAACAGTTTTTTAGAATTGGATCAGGATATTAATCTTGACGATCCTTCTGATTCTTATAACACTCTAGAAATTCTTAGTTCCTCTATTACAAATTCCAAAAATATTATAGGAAGTAAAATTAGACAATTGGGTATAGCTCAAGAAAACAACGGTAGTAATCCAGCATCTAAAGTTACATTAATAAATAATAATAAAGTCAGATTGACAGGGGAAGAATCTGTAGGAATTTATGGAAAAAGAAGTGAAATAACAAATAATGGAGATATTTCGGTTGGAAAAAATTCAGTAGCAGTTTATTTAGCGGAAGACAATAGGGGAACAACTGCTGGAAAAGCTTATAACAATGGATTGATAACTTTAGGAGAAAGTTCAAGTGGAATGTTCTATAGAGCAGATACAACGGGAGCAAATACAGCTTTAACAGGTGGAATATACAATAATAGTAAAATACTCTCGAATTCTAAAAATACAATTGGAATGAATTTTGAAAGTCCACACGGCTCTAAGGAAATCATAAATGAGACAACAGGAGTAATTGAATTAACAGGAGAACATTCAGTTGGAATGTATGCTTCTGGTAATGGAAATTACAATATTAAAAATCGTGGAAAAATATCAGCAGGTTCTTCTGTTTTTACAAATAATCCTATAATAGCGATTTATACAAACAATAAAAATAGCACGATAGAAAATGAGGGAATTATAACTGCTGGAGATAAATCATTAGGAATTTATGGTTCTTCTGTGAATACTTCTAATACTTCTGATATTTCAGTTGGAAAATCTGGAACAGGAATTTATTCTCTTAATGGCAGCTTGAATTTGCAAGGAAAATTATCAGTTGGAACAGATGAAGCAAAAGGTGTGCTTATAAAAGGTGATAATCAAAGTGTGAATAATAATTTATCTATACTTAATCTTGAGGATAATTCTTTTGGATTTATCGATACAGGAAATAATAACCAAATAATTTCTAATACTCAAAATGTTTCTTTAAGAAATCGCAATATATTTTTATATTCTGAAAAAGCAACAGGAAATATTATAAATAATACAAAAATAAAAACAATAGGAAATCAAAATTATGGAATTTATACAGCAGGAACTGCTTCAAATAAAGCTGAAATAGATTTAACACAAGGAGTAGGAAATGTTGGAGTTTATAGCATAGGGCATCAGAGTGTAAACAATTTTTCAACCATAAAAGTTGGAGAATCAAAAAGTCAAGAAAAACTTTATTCAATTGGAATGGCTGCGGGATATTATGAGAGAGATAATAATGTTTCTATTTACACAGGAAAAATTGAAAATACAAATACAGGAAAAATTGAAGTTACAGGAAAAAATGGGATTGGAATGTATGCTGTTGGGAGAGGTTCAGTTGCAATTAACAACGGAGAAATTAACTTATCAGGAAAAAATTCTATAGGTATGTTCCTAGATCAGGAAGCAATTGGAATTAACAATGGAATAATTACAGCAACAGCGGATGCAGTAGGAGCTATTGGAGCAGTTGCAACAAATAGAGCAATCTTTAAAAATTATGGAACAATTACTATTCTTCCAAAATCAGGAGTTGGAGTATTATTAAAGAAAGACGGAGTGTTAGAAGAATATTCTTCACCTTTGGAAACAGTTGAACAGGAAGGAAGTTCAAGGATTACGGCTGAAACTAGAATCCAAACATCACATTTGCCAAAAACAGGAAAGGAATTGGCGGATGGAAGTGTTGAAATCGTATCTTTATCTGGAGATAGCATACCAGAAATAAAAATTAATGGAAAAGTTATAAATCCAGTTGAAATTGATGTGGATATTAAATCATCTGATACAAAAATAATTAAAGACGGAAATTCGGTTACAACAGTTACAGACACAGAAAATAAAAACCAAAGTTCGAATGCAAGTATTAGTAAAATTGGGATGTATATAGACACTTCTGGTATAAGATATACAAATCCGATTCAAGGCTTGAATAATCTTTCTGATGAAGTGGAGGTTGACTTAATAATCGGAACAGAAGCTACAAAATATACAAATTCTAGAGCTATAAAAATCAAAGAGAATATATTAGAGCCATATAATTATGCAATTTTGTCAAATACTCAAATAAAAAAATGGCATGTTTACTCAAGCTCATTAACGTGGATGGGGACGATTCAAACTGATTTAGATGGAGAACAATTAAAATCCGTTTATTTAGTAAAAGTACCTTATACTTCTTTTGCTAAAGACAGAAATGTGTATAATTTCTCAGATGGTTTAGAACAAAGATATAGTATGAATACTCTTAGTTCAAAGGAAAAGGTGTTATTTGATAAATTAAATAACATTGGAAAAAATGAGAGCTTATTACTAACACAGGCATTTGACGAAATGATAGGACACCAATATGCAAATATTCAGCAAAGAACACACGGAACAGGAAAGTTAATTGATAAAGAGATTTCTAATTTGTTTAAGGATTGGAATACAGCAACTAAGAAGTCTAATAAAATAAAAACATTTGGAACAAAAGATGAGTACAATACTGATACTGCAGGAATTATTAATTACAGAAACAATGCCTATGGTGTAGCTTATGTCCACGAAAATGAAAAAATTAGGTTGGGTAATTCAAGTGGATGGTATGCTGGAGCTGTAACAAATAGATTTAAGTTTAAAGATATTGGAAAATCAAAAGAAGCTCAAACTATGTTTAAAGTTGGTGTATTCAAGACAGTATCGCCAAAAAAAGACTATAACGGTGCATTACAATGGACAGTTTCAGGAGATATATTTGCTGGGGTAAATAGTATGAAACGTAGATTTTTGGTAGTAGATGATATTTTTGAAGCAAAATCCACTTATTATTCTTATGGTGCGGCTCTTAAAAATAAGGTGGGCTATGATATAAGAATAAATGAAAAAACCTACTTACGTCCCTACGGAGCAGTAAAAATAGAATATGGTAAATTTAATGATATAAAAGAAAGAAATGGGCAGATAAGATTGGAAGTTAAAGGAAATGATTACATTTCAGTAAAACCTGAAGTTGGGATGGAATTTAAATATATTCAGCCACTAGCAATAAAAACTAATCTATCATTAGGATTAATAGCAGCATACGAAAATGAACTTGGAAAACTTCAAAGTGAAAATCAGGCAAGAGTAGGATATACAACAGCTGGATGGTATAACTTAGAGAAAGAAAAAGAAGATAGACGTGGAAACGGTAAGTTTGACTTGAATATTGGATTTGACAATACAAGATTTGGAGTTACTATAACTGCTGGATATGACACTAAAGGTAAAAATGTAAGAAGTGGAATTGGATTTAGAGCAATTTACTAA
- the rimM gene encoding ribosome maturation factor RimM (Essential for efficient processing of 16S rRNA) — MENLINIGTIVGTHHLRGSVKINSIFENIELIENERVLLEKDDKKKLFVVKNVKRLNDKKAILDFEGIDNIDAAKELNGYKVKIRRDLLPERNEEEFYVKDLFGIEVFSENEKIGEVVDVMETAAHNILIIEDIVTKKEIMIPLIDEFVTKIDFPSNRIEVTLIDGMRE, encoded by the coding sequence ATGGAAAATTTAATAAATATAGGAACAATTGTCGGAACACACCATTTACGTGGAAGTGTTAAAATCAATTCAATTTTTGAAAACATTGAACTTATTGAAAATGAACGTGTTCTTCTTGAAAAAGATGACAAAAAAAAATTATTTGTTGTAAAAAATGTGAAAAGGCTAAATGATAAAAAAGCAATTTTGGACTTTGAAGGGATTGACAATATTGATGCCGCAAAGGAACTAAATGGCTATAAAGTTAAAATCCGTCGTGACTTACTGCCTGAAAGAAATGAAGAGGAGTTTTATGTAAAAGACTTGTTTGGAATAGAAGTATTTTCTGAAAATGAAAAAATTGGAGAAGTTGTGGATGTAATGGAAACTGCTGCACATAATATTTTAATTATTGAGGATATTGTAACAAAAAAAGAAATAATGATTCCATTAATTGATGAATTTGTAACAAAAATCGATTTTCCAAGTAACAGAATCGAAGTAACTCTAATTGATGGAATGAGAGAATAA
- a CDS encoding PTS-dependent dihydroxyacetone kinase phosphotransferase subunit DhaM, with product MKENNHNLVGIVVVSHSNTLAQEIINFVKVFKQEDFALENGGNASREVYGTNVENVKEAIIRADSGAGVLVFVDMGSSVFNAAKAIKELEGQVEAKIADAPLVEGVISAVAANFDEIDLDELKMIAEDSRKFTKLKKI from the coding sequence ATGAAAGAAAATAATCATAACTTAGTAGGAATCGTGGTAGTTAGCCACAGTAACACGCTTGCACAGGAAATTATTAATTTTGTAAAAGTATTTAAGCAGGAAGACTTTGCATTGGAAAATGGTGGAAATGCAAGCAGGGAAGTTTACGGAACAAATGTCGAAAATGTCAAGGAAGCAATAATCCGTGCTGATAGCGGTGCTGGAGTACTTGTTTTCGTAGATATGGGAAGTTCTGTATTTAATGCAGCTAAGGCAATAAAAGAGCTGGAAGGACAAGTTGAAGCAAAAATTGCAGATGCTCCATTAGTGGAAGGAGTAATTTCAGCAGTTGCAGCCAACTTCGATGAAATAGATCTGGATGAATTAAAAATGATTGCAGAAGACAGTAGAAAGTTTACAAAATTGAAAAAAATTTAA